One Candidatus Krumholzibacteriia bacterium DNA segment encodes these proteins:
- a CDS encoding ATP-binding cassette domain-containing protein, with amino-acid sequence MAETARRTMIEATGLSKFYGPFVAIKDVSFSIPEGQIVSFLGPNGAGKSTTMKIISGYLGATAGTARVAGFDMTVERLQGARHLGYLPENGPLYNDMTPIELLTFFGQARELAPDRLLERIAVVSEQCALAEVLEKPIGKLSRGYRQRVGLAQALLHDPAVLIMDEPTAGLDPNQIHDFRENIRVLGRTKTVLISTHILQEVEAVANRVILINEGKIVFDGAPAALREGGSLEETFYRLTGKGAGRSR; translated from the coding sequence ATGGCGGAAACGGCGCGTCGCACCATGATCGAGGCCACGGGGCTGTCCAAGTTCTATGGCCCCTTCGTGGCCATCAAGGACGTCTCGTTCTCGATCCCCGAGGGACAGATCGTCTCTTTTCTGGGGCCGAATGGGGCGGGCAAGTCCACCACGATGAAGATCATCTCCGGCTACCTGGGGGCCACGGCGGGCACCGCCCGGGTGGCCGGCTTCGACATGACCGTCGAGCGGCTGCAGGGGGCCCGCCACCTGGGGTACCTGCCGGAAAACGGGCCGCTCTACAACGACATGACCCCCATCGAGTTGCTCACCTTCTTTGGGCAGGCCCGTGAACTCGCCCCGGACCGGCTGCTGGAACGCATCGCCGTGGTCAGCGAGCAATGCGCGCTGGCCGAGGTGCTGGAGAAGCCCATCGGCAAGCTTTCGCGCGGGTACCGGCAGCGTGTCGGGCTGGCGCAGGCACTGTTGCACGACCCGGCCGTGCTCATCATGGACGAACCCACCGCGGGTCTCGATCCCAACCAGATCCACGACTTCCGCGAGAACATCCGCGTGCTGGGGCGGACCAAGACGGTGCTCATCTCGACGCACATCCTGCAGGAGGTGGAGGCGGTGGCGAACCGGGTGATCCTGATCAATGAAGGCAAGATCGTCTTCGATGGCGCGCCGGCGGCGTTGCGCGAAGGCGGATCTCTGGAGGAGACGTTCTACCGGCTGACCGGCAAGGGCGCGGGGAGGTCGCGCTGA
- a CDS encoding dipeptide epimerase — protein sequence MSATRVVSVDVQTVDVPLTDPFVISRGALSVAQSAYLRVTLADGTAGYGEVAPFAALTGETRDGSAEAARGLGAGIVGEDAARWEAVGSALAAAYPEQPAARAGLECALVDAAARARGVTLYDFLGGADVRERTTDITLPILSEERIDALAASWYARGFRVFKLKVGSDADADVRRVERLARRFADVSFILDANQGFDAAQAVEIALALAPLAPRIAMIEQPVPRDDLDAMAAVRAASPLAIAADESVFSLADAERVIAAGAADIVNLKIMKSGFTQTLAIARAVRGAGLRLMIGGMMETRLAMAFSYALVLGVGGIEFLDLDTPLLLASDPLAGGFSYRGPVLSLWRAPGVGMAPKAVFPAS from the coding sequence TTGAGCGCCACCCGCGTCGTTTCCGTCGACGTGCAAACGGTCGACGTCCCCCTCACCGATCCCTTCGTGATCTCACGCGGTGCCCTCTCCGTGGCACAGAGCGCGTACCTGCGGGTCACCCTCGCCGATGGCACCGCCGGCTACGGTGAGGTGGCGCCGTTCGCGGCACTCACCGGCGAGACGCGCGACGGCAGCGCGGAGGCCGCCCGTGGCCTGGGTGCGGGCATCGTCGGCGAAGACGCCGCGCGCTGGGAGGCGGTGGGCTCGGCGCTGGCGGCGGCGTACCCGGAGCAGCCCGCGGCGCGGGCGGGCCTGGAGTGCGCGCTGGTGGACGCCGCCGCGCGCGCCCGCGGGGTGACACTCTACGATTTCCTGGGGGGGGCGGACGTGCGCGAACGCACCACCGACATCACCCTGCCCATCCTGTCCGAGGAGCGTATCGATGCGTTGGCCGCGTCGTGGTACGCCCGCGGCTTCCGCGTGTTCAAGCTCAAGGTGGGCAGCGATGCCGACGCCGACGTGCGCCGCGTGGAACGCCTGGCGCGGCGCTTCGCCGACGTGTCCTTCATCCTCGATGCCAACCAGGGCTTCGATGCCGCCCAGGCCGTTGAGATCGCTCTTGCCCTGGCGCCGCTGGCACCCCGCATCGCCATGATCGAACAGCCGGTGCCGCGTGACGACCTGGACGCGATGGCTGCGGTGCGGGCCGCGAGCCCGCTGGCCATCGCCGCGGACGAGTCGGTTTTCAGCCTGGCCGACGCGGAGCGGGTGATCGCCGCCGGGGCCGCGGATATCGTCAACCTCAAGATCATGAAGTCGGGTTTCACGCAGACCCTGGCTATCGCGCGGGCCGTGCGCGGGGCCGGGCTGCGGCTCATGATCGGCGGGATGATGGAGACCCGGCTGGCGATGGCATTCTCGTACGCGCTCGTGCTGGGGGTTGGCGGCATCGAGTTCCTGGACCTCGACACCCCTCTGTTGCTGGCGTCCGACCCCCTCGCAGGGGGATTTTCCTACCGCGGACCGGTGCTGTCGCTGTGGCGGGCGCCGGGGGTGGGGATGGCTCCGAAAGCGGTGTTCCCGGCGTCTTAG